In a single window of the Chitinophagales bacterium genome:
- a CDS encoding GMC oxidoreductase, protein MEKIRDYTVIGSGFGGSVSAMRLSEKGYNVAVLEKGKRYRTEDFPKSNWNLKKYLWVPIIKFFGFQKLTFFKNVFVLSGVGVGGGSLVYANTHMVPPDAFFNNPSWGHLKDWKNTLAPFYDLAKKMLGTIPYPKFYEEDRLLKEVANDMGRGDTFAKVNVGVYYGDTKKWKDPYFKGLGPQRKGCVECAGCMVGCRYGAKNTLDKNYLYFAEKFGAEVHAETLVTKIEYKDGIYHIHTQSSTSWFGRNKKVYKSKGLIVSGGVLGTMQLLLKQKYELKTMPGISDTLGAQLRTNSESLCGVMGGDRKLNNGVAISTVFNPDNDTHVEIVKFPDHSGALSRLSTIAAGEGNPLVRTSKMIGNIIAHPMQTLRAFFTFNQPRTGIIFLVMQSLDNSMKMIWKKGLFGSGMKISNRGQGKVPAFIPQGQEVMKRYAKKVNGVPMNALTEIMFNMSTTAHILGGCPMGKSKEESVINENFEVHGYPNMHVLDGSVIQGNLGVNPSLTITALSEYAMSQIPEKPGNTQKSLDQLMQQQEQQGQQQGD, encoded by the coding sequence ATGGAAAAGATTAGGGACTATACAGTAATCGGCAGTGGGTTTGGCGGCAGTGTTTCTGCCATGCGCCTGAGCGAAAAGGGCTACAATGTAGCAGTGCTGGAAAAAGGGAAAAGATACAGAACTGAAGATTTCCCCAAAAGCAACTGGAACCTGAAAAAATACCTGTGGGTACCGATCATAAAATTCTTCGGTTTTCAAAAACTCACCTTTTTCAAAAATGTATTTGTGCTCAGCGGTGTGGGTGTTGGAGGTGGTAGCTTGGTTTATGCCAATACCCATATGGTTCCTCCCGATGCATTTTTCAACAATCCTTCCTGGGGACATCTTAAAGACTGGAAAAATACGCTCGCTCCCTTTTATGATCTGGCGAAGAAAATGCTGGGCACCATCCCCTACCCTAAGTTCTACGAGGAAGATCGTTTACTGAAAGAAGTAGCAAATGACATGGGGCGTGGCGATACCTTTGCCAAAGTAAATGTGGGTGTATATTACGGGGATACAAAAAAATGGAAGGATCCCTATTTCAAAGGACTGGGACCTCAGCGAAAAGGCTGCGTGGAATGTGCAGGATGTATGGTCGGTTGTCGCTATGGTGCCAAAAACACACTGGACAAAAACTACCTGTATTTTGCAGAAAAATTTGGGGCAGAAGTCCATGCTGAAACACTGGTCACAAAAATAGAATACAAAGACGGAATCTACCACATTCACACACAAAGCAGTACAAGCTGGTTCGGGCGCAACAAAAAAGTCTATAAATCCAAAGGATTGATTGTAAGTGGTGGAGTGCTCGGCACCATGCAATTGCTCCTGAAGCAAAAATACGAACTCAAAACCATGCCCGGGATATCCGATACTTTGGGCGCGCAATTAAGGACCAATTCCGAATCGCTTTGCGGTGTAATGGGCGGAGACAGAAAACTCAACAATGGCGTGGCCATTTCCACTGTATTCAACCCGGATAACGATACCCATGTGGAAATCGTAAAATTCCCCGACCACAGTGGAGCACTTTCTCGGCTGTCAACAATTGCAGCTGGCGAAGGCAATCCGCTCGTTCGCACGAGCAAAATGATAGGCAATATTATAGCACACCCCATGCAAACCCTGAGAGCTTTTTTTACCTTTAACCAACCGCGCACCGGCATTATTTTCCTGGTAATGCAATCGCTTGACAATTCCATGAAAATGATCTGGAAAAAAGGTTTGTTTGGCAGCGGCATGAAAATATCCAACCGCGGGCAAGGTAAGGTTCCCGCTTTTATCCCACAAGGACAGGAGGTGATGAAACGCTATGCCAAAAAAGTAAATGGCGTGCCCATGAATGCCCTCACCGAAATCATGTTCAATATGTCCACAACAGCGCATATCCTGGGCGGCTGCCCTATGGGGAAATCAAAAGAAGAAAGCGTAATCAATGAAAATTTTGAAGTACACGGCTACCCCAATATGCATGTGCTGGACGGCTCTGTCATTCAGGGGAATCTCGGTGTGAATCCAAGCCTTACTATTACGGCACTTAGCGAATACGCCATGTCCCAGATTCCTGAAAAACCTGGAAACACCCAGAAATCACTGGATCAATTGATGCAGCAGCAGGAACAACAGGGACAACAACAAGGGGATTAA